Genomic segment of Polycladomyces abyssicola:
TGCCCTGATTCACCCGGACAACCTGATCATCCTCGTCAACCATATTAAATGCGCCGCGTATGAATTGCCGTTTGAACGCGGGGAACAGTTCGGTGTCGCCGGGACAGAAGAGATCTTGAACTTCCTGGCAGAGGAAGGCATCCTGCATGAAAGCGGCGGGCGCTGGTACTGGATGGACCAATCATTCCCGGCAACGGAAATCAGTCTGCGTTCAGCGGCACAGGAAAATTTCGTCATCATCGATATCTCCGTGACGGGCAAACCCCGTGTCATCGGTGAAGTGGATCGATTCAGCGCACCGATGTTGCTGCACGAAGAAGCGATCTATCTGCACGAGGGCGTACAGTACCAGGTGGAGAAATTGGACTATGAAGAGAAAAAAGCGTACGTCCGGCAAGTAAACGTCGATTACTACACCGATGCCAATCTGGCCGTTCAGTTGCGTGTTCTGGAGGTGGAACGCGAAGAGCCGGTAACGGGTGGTACCCGCAGTGTAGGCGAGGTGACGGTGAACGCCTTGGTCACTATTTTCAAAAAGATCAAGTTGGGGACTCACGAGAATATCGGATCGGGACCGGTCCGACTGCCGGAAGAGGAGATGCACACGACAGCGTATTGGTTGACGGTGGATCATCCCGCATTGCAAGCATGGAAACAGGACGATTTGCAATCGGGGTTGGTGGGGTTGAGCCATGTGCTCTCTCATCTGGCACCGTTGTATCTGATGTGTGATCCGAAAGATTTGGGTGTGGTGACACAGGTAAAAGCAGTGCATTCCAAAAAACCGACCATTTTTCTGTATGACAAATATCCGGGCGGGGTTGGCTTGAGTGACAAGCTCTACGATCTGCATGAGACATTGTTACATTTGGCGCGGGAACACGTGGCCAGTTGCGGGTGCGAGACGGGCTGTCCCTCCTGTGTTGGTCCTGCGGAAGAAGTTGGGGAGCAAGGGAAGCGCAAGACGCTGGAGTTGCTGGAATTGATGTTGGAGCCGTCGGCTGCGGGGAGTCCTTTTTCTCGTTGACAACGCTGGATCGCCCTTTTCCCGGATTATGCCATAGGATCATGGATCGTCCAAGTGGATCCGTGCCCCCTTGAGTAGATGCATCACAAAAAGGGTGCGTAAATATGCTCAAGGGGGTTGAATATACCCACATACCGCTTTGATTATCCATAAATTCCGAAAATAAGAACAGGACAATGCCCACAATGAAACAGAGCCCGCTGTCGGACATAACATGACAAGTTCAGACGCTCAAATGAACGGGATGATTCATGGGTTCGTTGATATAACAAATAATATTAACCGTGCCTGAACGCTGTTTTAAAAACATGATGGGAAAATACCCGTGCAAGGGAGAAAAAAGGTATGATCATCCGGGCTCCAGATCTTCCGGCACTGGCCGAGATCGTTGTATCAGTGATCTGCTACCGGAAGCGTGAATTTCTGACGTGCCTTCGGAAAGAGGACAAAACGACAACCTGGTTGATGGAGATCCGGAGATGGTTTATTGCAAGGAGCACGACATATTGAAAAGGGAGAAAAAAATACGGAAATGATCACGGAAAAATCGATCAAAAGCGAGGTTCTCACGATAGAAACACTGACAGAGACGGACGTTCACGATGTTGTCCGTTTGTCAAACCTGCTGGAACGGGGATATGCTGAGTCGGAGATCCGGATGATTCTGCAAGCCGGGAACCTATTAGGGCACCGGAGCGGTGAAGGAACGATCGTATCCACCGCCGCCATTTTACCTTATCAGGGGAATTTGGCTTCACTCGGAGTCGTTATGGTGGATTACCGTTACCGGAGAAGAGGATTGGCAACGCGATTGGTTCAAACATGTATGGACATTGTTCCGGAATATTCGGTCATGCTGGTGGCAACCGATGAGGGGAAACCGCTGTATGAGAAGTTGGGTTTTCGGACCGTAGACACACTACACAGGATGATAGCAGGAGAATATCAGTATCAAAGACCGGCCCATTTGCAAATGCAATACACTCAGTTTTGTTCCATAGACGAACAGGATCTGCCCGAATTATTGAAACTGGATCAAGAAGCATTTGGTGCAGACCGTTCTAAGTTTCTGAATCTTCGGCTTAGGCAAGCCAAGTACACTTCCATCCTTCGAAACCACGCTGGCCGTTGCACCGGTTATGCGCTTGCTGTCCCAACACCGGAACTTCTTGTCATCGGTCCGGTCGTTGCTCCCGATTCACGGTTGGCATTCCTGCTCATCGATGATATCGCCCGTAGGTACCAAGGAAAAATTCAAATTAATATTCCATCTGTTCACCAAGATCTCATCAGATTTTTGATGAGATGCGGCTTCAAACTGGCCAGAATCGCGCCGGTTATGATGTCTGGCGTCTACAGGATGCCGCCGCGAAACCATTTGTTCGCCGTCTCTGACCGGTCATATGGCTGATATATCATGCTCAAACTCTAGCCTGTTCCATTGAATTTGACACTAAGGTTCAGCGTGAAAATGCTAACCATAGCGAGATCGTTTCATAATTGGACGAGCCGGTCAGAGTTCGATAGAATAAAATCGTCAGTGACTTCTAAAAGGGAAGGAGATTCAGCATGGCTGAATTAAAAGGGAAAGTGGCCATCGTGACCGGAGCCAGCAGTGGAATTGGGGAAGCAACTGCGCTGGAACTGGCCCGTGCGGGGGCCGATGTTGTACTGGCTGCCCGCCGGACCGATCGTCTGGAGAAGTTGGCTGCCACGATCGGGCGGGAAACAGGTGCACAATCTCTGGTCGTACCCACTGACGTGACGAAACGGTCAGACGTGGAGCAGTTGGTGGAAAAAACGAAAGAACGATTCGGTCGGGTGGATATTCTGGTCAACAACGCCGGGGTCATGCTGTTGTCCTACTTGAAAAACGACCATGTGGACGAGTGGGAGCGCATGGTGGACGTTAACATCAAAGGGGTACTGTTCGGTGTCCATGCCGTCATGCCGACAATGCTGGAGCAAGGAAGCGGCCATATCGTCAACGTTTCCTCGGTTGCCGGACACGAGATCTTTCCGTCCGCAGCCGTGTACTGTGCGACCAAATTCGCGGTGCGTGCTTTTTCTGAAGGGATCGAGAAGGAATTGTCCCGGTTGGGCATCCGCGTGACCAATATCTCACCGGGTGCGGTGGCAACCGAGTTGACTCAGCACATCACCGATCAGGAAGTGCGGGATACGTTCCTCAAAGGAAGCAAAGATATGGTATTCCTGGATGCCGCGGATATCGCCGCCGCCGTCGTTTACGCAGTGTCTCAGCCGGAGCATGTCAACGTGAATGAAGTCATCGTGCGTCCCGTGCAAAAAAAATAAATTGAAGAGGTAGATGGCCTTTTCCACAAGCGACCTATGATCTTTTCGAAACAGGAGCGAGAGAAAAGGCTTACCCGATAAGAGAAATTAGTACGGGAGCCTCCTTCCGTTATGTATTACACCAGTGGCGGAAGCGGCTCCCGTGATATTTTTCGCAAGGTGGTTTAATGCTGATTGATTTCGCATGATTTAGTCAACATTCCTTTGTGCTCTAGAATTGCCCTCCTCAATGCCTCCATAAGTTTCAATCTTACAATGAAACATTAAGATTCCAAATGAACCCTGTTATTCCCATATTTTTGCTTAGAAAGTAGGTTTATCAGACAATTTGCCTGTTTTCAAGGGGATGGTAAGTATTATTTTTTTTGTACTAGAGTTAAATAGTATGAATGTCCTGGGTTGATTTTTACCGAGTTGACAGATAGGATAAGAGTGCCGTCCTTTTCATTCGGAGGGCTCTTTTTACTTGGCGGAGATGGTGCGAAAAGGAGGGAACGACATGGACAAAATGAGCGATAGCGCTCGGTATTACGAGCGCTTTCAGGTAGAAGACGTTTTATCTTTTTTTTCCGGTCGCTTGGTACTGGCCAAATCGCGGTCAGGAACACAAGTGTTTTTGCAGGACATCACCATTGACAGACCCTTGCCGCCAGGATCGAAGGAAATGCTGCTCCAATTGCGGCACCCACATTTGGCTCCCATCTTGGACGTGATGGAGGAAAAAGGCCGAGTGGTGCTCGTCCATCCGCCGTTGGTAGGGGATCCCCTTCCACTGGTGGTGACGAAAGAGCAACCGATGTCCCCGATACAAGCAGTGCGCGTATTTGAACGGTTGCTCAAGACGAAGCGGGATTTGAATCGATTGCCCCTTCCCATTGATACCACGTTGGATCCGCGCAATGTGTGCATGGTGGAAGAACAACCGATGTTGTTGTTTTACGGTATCAAACGCTTCGGGAAAACACGAAAAGACGAGAAGTGGCGTTCCCTCTTGTATTTTTTGTTGACCGGAAATCAATGGCATCCCGAAATGAATGCGGCCGAGACGAGAGAAGCGTTGCGGAAAGTGCCCCGGCCAGTCCGCCAGTTGGCATTGGATTGTTTGGAAGGGACATGCTCGATGAGCGAAGCGATCAAACGTGCGCGACAATTTCTGCTGCAAGCGAAAATGAAAAAATCGTTCCACTACCGGCGACGTTTTTGGTACCCGGCGCTGACGGCGGCGATCATTGCGGTGGGGGGTCTGCTGGGAATACAGGTGGCTGATTCGAAGACCAACCCGACTCATATTTTCCAACAGTGGATGAACCGGAGTGAACGCGACCGTGACGTCTCATCTAATCACACAGGTACACAGATGGGAACAGCCAGTGCGACGCAATTCCGCCAACCGGATGTCGCAACCCGGGTGTCTGCGGTTCCGTTCACAGGAGAAAGCGAATCAGTGTATCGGTGGCCGCATCCCGTACAGGGCCCGACACATCTGACGGGTGAATTGCAACAAAAGGAGAACCAGCCCTTTACCATTACGCTGGCCCAAGCGGGTCAGGGTCAAATGTTCGGCGTACAGGTGGATGGTGAAGGCCGGATCAATCTGGTGATGGCCAAATCGGGCAAATCCTATACCCTTTCGCGATCCGATGAGGAATTTCGCGTGCTGCCCAATCGGACTTATTTATGGCATTTTTATTACATACCGGAAGAGCCCTTACGGTTTGCGATCGGGGAGAAAGGAAAAAGTGCCCAATGGCTGGCGGCCGGAGTCGTTCCGCCGGAATCGGTCTACGTGTTGACATTCCAGGGTGGGCAGGCCACGAAGTTGAGCAACGTGGAAACATCAACAGGCTCTGCGGCTAGAACCGCTGCCGGTGAGTGGATGCAGGGTCAACCGTGGGATTTGGTATATGGAAAAGGTGTCGTGGAACCCAAGCGGCTTCATTTGAACACGAACGTCCAAGTGAAATTGGGACGTGCGGGTGCGCTTTCTTTTCTTAGGCCAACCGGTTTTCGCGGCGATCCATTGCAGTTGGAGATGGACAATGCGGACGGTCATCGGTTCCGGTTTGTATTGACGCGCTCAGATCGGATGGTGTTGTACCGACTGGATGAGGAAATCAAGAAGGTGGCTGACAGTCCGTTGGGATGGAAGTGGCAAACGGATCAGGAAACGTCGGTGACCGTTTCAGGGGATTCCAATGTGCTAACCATCCGCGTGAAGCAATCCGGTCATGTAGGAACAATCGTATACACGCACGCAGTTCCCATTTCGTTGGAAGAGTTGGACTTGATCAATCATGATGCGATCGATTTATTGGTCTCGCCTTGAGCATGGTTTCACTATCGGGACCGTTTTCCCGTTTCGCTTTCATTGAAGGCGATCGAACGGGAAAGCGGTCCCGATTTCATATTCGGTGGTTGTGGAAACACCTGCCCCTTTCCACTACAATGAATGTGAATCCGATACCAAAGATGGATAACCAAACGGAGTGGTACCCCATGCGAACCCTGCGTGACCGATTGCGTACGTATCACGGCAGCAAAAGAGAAGAATCGTCCTCTGCGAACCGAACGTGCATCCCGGAGAAAGCACCATTGGGATTTGTGTGGCGGGAAAACGAACAAGGCCGCTATTTGTTTCGGCGCCGCGTTTTTTCATTGGAAAAACGGGTGGGTCCCTATCAGCTGGGCTCGCTGTCCGACGAGATGCTTTCGGAATTCGCCCGTTTGACGGATGGATCGGATCAGCCGGTGGAACCAGTGGAAATTCTGTTTTTCGACACGGAGACAACGGGTTTGGGGACGGGTGCCGGTACATACGTGTTTTTGTACGGGCTGGGGTATTATCGGGACGGCGCGTTTGTGGTGGAGCATTATTTTCTGCCGGATGTCTCACAGGAAAGGGCGCTGTTGCTGGATTTCGCCGAGGCGGTTCGGTCGTTTCGCGTGTTGGTCACCTATAACGGCAAAGGGTTTGACTGGGGGCTGGTGGAGACGCGGTACGATTTCCACCGGATGCCCCACCGTTCTTTTTTACCGGAATGGCGGCACTGGGATTTGCTA
This window contains:
- a CDS encoding GNAT family N-acetyltransferase, whose product is MQGARHIEKGEKNTEMITEKSIKSEVLTIETLTETDVHDVVRLSNLLERGYAESEIRMILQAGNLLGHRSGEGTIVSTAAILPYQGNLASLGVVMVDYRYRRRGLATRLVQTCMDIVPEYSVMLVATDEGKPLYEKLGFRTVDTLHRMIAGEYQYQRPAHLQMQYTQFCSIDEQDLPELLKLDQEAFGADRSKFLNLRLRQAKYTSILRNHAGRCTGYALAVPTPELLVIGPVVAPDSRLAFLLIDDIARRYQGKIQINIPSVHQDLIRFLMRCGFKLARIAPVMMSGVYRMPPRNHLFAVSDRSYG
- a CDS encoding SDR family oxidoreductase is translated as MAELKGKVAIVTGASSGIGEATALELARAGADVVLAARRTDRLEKLAATIGRETGAQSLVVPTDVTKRSDVEQLVEKTKERFGRVDILVNNAGVMLLSYLKNDHVDEWERMVDVNIKGVLFGVHAVMPTMLEQGSGHIVNVSSVAGHEIFPSAAVYCATKFAVRAFSEGIEKELSRLGIRVTNISPGAVATELTQHITDQEVRDTFLKGSKDMVFLDAADIAAAVVYAVSQPEHVNVNEVIVRPVQKK